The DNA segment CTTACCTATTCTACTGATGTGGTCCGTTGCGCAACGCTGGCGATTTCCTGATATTGTACCGTCGCGCTGGTCACTGCGATTTTGGCAACAAGAATGGGGGTATTTATTAGATATCATGGCTAATAGCATCATGATCGCCTTAGTTAGCGCCACGATCGCATTAGTTTTTGCGATCATAATTCATGAACACAGCATCAAGGCGACGCTTAATAAACGCTTTTTGAAGGTGCCACGCTTACTCATCGCGATCCCTATGCTGGCACCACAATTATCGCTACTGTTCGGCATCCAAGTTGCTACGTTATACATCGCCCATCAGTATTATTATTTATGGGTAACCTGGGCGCACATTTTCTTTGTTTTTCCCTACATATTTCTTGCACTTGATGGCCCTTGGCGCAGTTATGATCAACGCTTAGATAAAATTGCCTTGAGCTTAGGATTGTCACCCTTCAAGGTATGGTGGCAGATAAAACGACCATTATTATTACCGGCGATCTGGATAGCTTGGGCTGTTGGTATCAGTGTTAGTTTGGCACAATATTTACCCACCGTAATGCTTGGCGCAGGGCGAATATCGACATTAACAACCGAAGCAGTTGCGCTATCGAGTGGTCAAGATCGCCGTATCAGTGCGATTTATGCGTTATTGCAGTCTTTAACACCGTTTTTATTTTATATCATTGCCATTGTAGCCAGCCGTAAAAGTGGTTCGCTAGAGCAACAACGCTCCACATCAACCAGTAGGATATCGACACCTAATGTCTCTGTCAGTCAACAATCTAACCATCCTTGATAATAATAACCAGCCCTTGTTCGTACCTGTTTCCTTTACGATTGAACCAGGTGAAGTATTAACATTAATGGGACCCAGTGGCTGTGGTAAGTCGAGCTTGTTAAGTGTGATTGCAGGACATACATCGGCCGATTTCAGCTATCAGGGCGAGTGTTATTATCAACAACAATTATTAAATAACGTGCCTGCAGAAAAGCGCAATATCGGTATTTTATTTCAGGATGATTTATTATTCCCTCACCTTAATATTTGGGAAAATCTCGCTATTGCCCTACCCAATAAGGTTAAAAAAACACAGCGAAAACAACAGGCATTAGCAACACTTACCGAGCTCAACTTAGTCGAACTGGCGGACAAGTCGCCAATGCAAATATCCGGAGGTCAACGAGCACGGATTAGTATGATGCGACTATTATTAGCTGAGCCTGCGGTTGTGTTACTCGATGAACCTTTTAATAAATTAGATAAATCATTGCGCTGTGAATTTAGAAATTGGGTGTTTACCCAAACCACCCGCAGACAACTTCCGGTGTTAATGGTGACACACGACGCTGACGATGTCCCTAGTAACAGTAAATGCCTACACTGGCCATGGA comes from the Moritella yayanosii genome and includes:
- a CDS encoding ATP-binding cassette domain-containing protein — its product is MSLSVNNLTILDNNNQPLFVPVSFTIEPGEVLTLMGPSGCGKSSLLSVIAGHTSADFSYQGECYYQQQLLNNVPAEKRNIGILFQDDLLFPHLNIWENLAIALPNKVKKTQRKQQALATLTELNLVELADKSPMQISGGQRARISMMRLLLAEPAVVLLDEPFNKLDKSLRCEFRNWVFTQTTRRQLPVLMVTHDADDVPSNSKCLHWPWNKEAQDA